One window of the Solanum stenotomum isolate F172 chromosome 11, ASM1918654v1, whole genome shotgun sequence genome contains the following:
- the LOC125844997 gene encoding mitogen-activated protein kinase kinase kinase 3, translated as MPAWWGKKSTKNKDPQVKEKEREKYVKPRSFDELLSRNSPRTSKDFSGSGSGFSGFDSGSSLEKAHPLPMPSVSSLGNDHGVVLGCGSVSVSSTSSSGSSDGGGAVNTDQAQLDTFRGLGDNRLSPLSRSPVRSRGTTTTSSPLHPRFSSLNLDSPTGKLDDVRSECHQLPLPPGSPPSPSTLPNPRPCVVAEGATINMSKWKKGRLLGRGTFGHVYLGFNRENGQMCAIKEVKVVSDDQTSKECLKQLNQEIILLSNLTHPNIVRYHGSELDEETLSVYLEYVSGGSIHKLLQEYGPFREPVIQNYTRQILSGLSFLHARNTVHRDIKGANILVDPNGEIKLADFGMAKHITSSASVLSFKGSPYWMAPEVVMNTSSYGLAVDIWSLGCTILEMATSKPPWSQYEGVAAIFKIGNSKDFPEIPEHLSNDAKSFIRSCLQREPSTRPTASQLLEHPFVKNQSTAKVAHVGVTKESYPRSFDGSRTPPVLELHPGGRNISPGRNISPAEGNYASHPVITVSRPLICTRESVKAITSLPVSPTSSPLRQYEPARKSCYLSPPHPSYGIGGQSGYEANDYSMFQARPSTRTTLEPWLEIPQFRAQTPSRSPRTRPIL; from the exons atgcctGCTTGGTGGGGGAAAAAATCCACCAAGAACAAAGACCCACAAGTTAAAgagaaagaaagggaaaagTATGTGAAACCCAGAAGTTTTGATGAGTTACTTAGTAGAAATTCACCAAGAACCAGTAAAGATTTTAGTGGTTCTGGTTCTGGGTTTTCTGGGTTTGATTCAGGTTCTTCTTTGGAGAAAGCTCATCCTTTACCTATGCCTTCTGTTTCTTCACTGGGAAATGATCATGGGGTTGTTTTGGGATGTGGGTCGGTTTCAGTTTCGAGTACTAGCTCATCTGGGTCATCTGATGGTGGTGGTGCTGTGAATACTGATCAAGCTCAGTTGGATACTTTCAG AGGACTTGGAGATAATAGGTTGAGCCCACTGTCACGAAGCCCAGTTCGTTCCAGAGGGACAACTACCACGTCATCACCTTTACATCCTCGGTTTTCGAGTTTAAATCTGGACTCTCCAACAGGCAAGTTGGATGATGTAAGGAGTGAATGTCATCAGCTGCCCCTTCCACCCGGTTCTCCACCCAGTCCTTCTACTTTGCCAAACCCAAGACCTTGTGTTGTGGCTGAAGGCGCAACCATTAATATGTCAAAATGGAAGAAAGGCAGGCTCCTAGGAAGAGGCACGTTTGGTCATGTGTATCTTGGATTCAACAG GGAGAATGGACAAATGTGTGCGATAAAAGAAGTCAAGGTGGTTTCAGATGATCAAACATCCAAAGAGTGTCTTAAGCAACTGAATCAG GAAATCATTTTACTCAGTAACTTGACACATCCAAATATTGTTCGATATCATGGAAGTGAACTG GATGAAGAAACTCTATCAGTTTACTTGGAGTACGTTTCTGGGGGTTCTATACATAAACTGTTGCAGGAGTATGGGCCTTTTAGGGAGCCAGTTATACAAAACTACACAAGACAGATCCTTTCTGGCCTTTCCTTTTTACATGCTAGGAATACAGTTCACAG GGATATAAAAGGAGCCAATATACTAGTAGATCCTAATGGTGAAATCAAGCTAGCTGATTTTGGCATGGCAAAACAT ATAACTTCGTCCGCGTCAGTGCTCTCTTTCAAAGGAAGTCCTTATTGGATGGCTCCTGAG GTGGTGATGAATACAAGCAGCTATGGCCTTGCAGTGGATATTTGGAGTTTGGGATGTACAATTCTTGAAATGGCAACTTCAAAGCCACCTTGGAGCCAGTATGAAGGG GTTGCCGCCATATTTAAAATTGGAAACAGCAAAGACTTTCCTGAAATTCCAGAACACCTTTCTAATGATGCAAAAAGCTTTATAAGGTCATGCTTGCAGCGGGAGCCGTCCACACGACCTACAGCTTCTCAACTACTAGAGCACCCTTTTGTTAAAAACCAAAGTACAGCAAAAGTTGCTCATGTCGGTGTAACCAAAGAATCATATCCTCGTTCCTTTGATGGAAGCCGGACACCG CCAGTGTTGGAGCTGCATCCCGGTGGAAGAAATATTTCTCCTGGAAGGAATATTTCCCCTGCTGAAGGAAACTATGCATCCCATCCGGTGATCACAGTCTCTAGACCATTGATCTGCACAAG GGAAAGTGTAAAAGCCATAACATCTTTACCAGTATCCCCTACGTCTAGCCCATTAAGACAGTATGAACCTGCCCGTAAAAGCTGTTATCTTTCTCCTCCTCACCCATCTTATGGCATCGGGGGCCAGAGTGGATACGAGGCAAATGATTACTCAATGTTTCAAGCAAGGCCCAGCACAAGAACCACACTTGAGCCATGGCTTGAAATCCCTCAGTTTAGAGCTCAGACACCATCTAGATCCCCCAGAACAAGACCCATTCTTTAG